In Myxococcota bacterium, the DNA window GGGGCGTTCCTCGCGCCGCCCGAATACGACCTCGTCTGCCTTCTGTGCGACTCGTACATCGAGATCCCGGAGGAGACGATCGTTTCCCTTCGAGAGGCGATCCGACCGAAGCTCCCGGACGCACCCGACCCCGACGAATGTGCGCGTCGTTTCGACCTCCTGACGCTCTCGCGCAAGGGCAAGGACCACGCGCGCTTCCTCTACGCCGCCCGCCAACGCGGCGACACACGTTTCCTCGACTGGGTGCCCTACACGGTACGCCTGCTCCAACGGGCCGCGCAGCGCCTGGCCCCCACCCACCCTGCCCTGGCGTCCTACGCCGAGCTGGTCCACGCACTTCCGGAGTCTCCGTGCGCGCCATGATCGTCGCGGCAGGCCGGGGCACCCGCCTCGCACCGCTCACGGACTGGGTGCCGAAGCCGGCCGTACCGGTTCGGGGCTTGCCGCTCATCGCCTACCCGCTGGCGTTGCTCGCCGAGCACGGTGTCGACGAGGTCATCATCAACCTCCACCACCTGCCCGACGCGCTTCGCGAAGCCGCCCTCGCCCACTGCCCTCCTGGGATGCGGCTCGAGTTCTCGGTCGAAGAGGAGCTTCTCGATACGGGAGGAGGGATCCGACGCGCAGCCGATTTCCTCCGCGAGAGTGATCCGTGTCTGATTCTGGGCGGAGACATGCTGCTCGACTTCGATCTCGGTGGCCTCTTGCGCGCCCACCGCGATGACGCGGCGGTCACGATGCTCCTCAAGGAGGACCCGCGGGTCGCGACGTTCGGCAGTGTGGGCGTGGACGCCGAAGGCGTGGTGCGGCGCATCGGCTCCCGCTTCGACTTCCGCAACGATCCTGGCGAAGAGGCGCGTGCGGGGATCTACGTGTGGGCGAATCTCGTCTCCGCACGCGCGTTCGATTCACTTCCCGAGCGCGAGGTCTTCAGCCACATCGACCACTGGTGGGCTCCGTTGCTCTCGAACGGCGCGCGAGACATCCGGGGTGTCTTCGAACCGTGTACCTGGGAGCCCGTGGGCACCTTGCCCGAGTACCTGCATGCGAACTTCCATCCGCCCTCGCTGCGCTTCATCGACCCCGATGCGCAGGCACAGGCCCGCGGGGTCCAGATCGACGCGCACTGGGTCTGCGGTGCTGGCGCGCAGGTCGGCGCCGGAGCTAGCCTCGATCGCGTGGTGGTCTGGGACGGAGAGCGGATTCCGGCGGGCTTCGAGGCCCGCAACGGCGTCTTCGCCGGCGGTCGTTTCATTGGCCTGCCCGAGCGCGACGCGGACGACGGCTCCTCGTCGTGACCTCCCGGGCCGAGGGCGCGCGCACCCGTGAGTGAGATCGTCTTCGTCGGGACGAGCGACGCGTTCGGTGCCGGCGGGCGACGCCAGTCCGCGATCGTGCTGCGCGGCGCCTCGGGCACGGTGTTGTTGGATTGCGGCGCCACCACGGGAAGCGGACTCAACGAACTCGGGATCGCGGTCGAGGAACTCGACACGATCCTCATCTCCCACTTCCACGGAGATCATTTCG includes these proteins:
- a CDS encoding sugar phosphate nucleotidyltransferase — its product is MIVAAGRGTRLAPLTDWVPKPAVPVRGLPLIAYPLALLAEHGVDEVIINLHHLPDALREAALAHCPPGMRLEFSVEEELLDTGGGIRRAADFLRESDPCLILGGDMLLDFDLGGLLRAHRDDAAVTMLLKEDPRVATFGSVGVDAEGVVRRIGSRFDFRNDPGEEARAGIYVWANLVSARAFDSLPEREVFSHIDHWWAPLLSNGARDIRGVFEPCTWEPVGTLPEYLHANFHPPSLRFIDPDAQAQARGVQIDAHWVCGAGAQVGAGASLDRVVVWDGERIPAGFEARNGVFAGGRFIGLPERDADDGSSS